GAAAAGGGGGGTGGGCGGCAGAAGCGAACCGGCAGTCCCGATTGAGCGGCGAGCAGCACCCGCAGGGCCGGAACGGACGTGGAGGACCTGGGCGCAGCCCAGGTTGCGGCACGCCGCGACGGGACTAGAGGGCAGCGACGCCCATCCCCCTTGGCCGCGGCCGGCAGGCGACGCTAGCGCGCCAGCGCTGTCCGCATGCCGGCGTGTCGCCGGCTCTCGCGTTATGTGATCGTCACCGCACCAGCGGCCGAGACCCGCCAGGGGCTCGGTGAAGCGGAGCGGAATAGAGCACGGTCGCGCCAGCGGCGCGGAACGCCCCTTGGTCCAAGCTGGAGTGCTCTCGGTTATTCAAACGGATTCCGATTTAACTTCGGACAGATGGGAACGGCGTTAGAATCGCCCTGTGGGAAGGCGGACAATCTCTTTCGCAATATCCTCAAGCCGATCTTCGCCGTGAAGCATCGCATTCAAGTGCGTCTCCAACCGTTCATCGTAGTCAGAATTCATTATAGGTGAACCGCCGCCGGCTATGACGCAGTTGTAATCCGTTACGTAGCGGCCGCGGTAAGAGACGCGGTTGACGACGGACTGAAGCTTGCCATCGATCTTCGCTGAGCCGTCATCCAGTTCGCCGCGTGTGATCACATGCTTTCCATCGACGAGGCCGAATTCTTCCCAATAATAAGGGAATGGCCCCTCGCCCCGGGCCACCTCGGCTATGCGGCCTTTAGTGTGCTCATAGATTCCGATCGGTGGTAGGGGCGCAACGTCGAGCATGACGAAGCTGTATTTGTATGAGCCGGGACTGATTGCAGCCACGCGCCGGATTTTCATCTCGTCGTCGTTGATCTCGAGCACATCCTTTGACGTCGAGGCCGTACTGATCTGCAAGTTGGCCCGCCCGCGCGTCCAGCAGATCGGCACGCCATCCTCGTACTCGAGGGGCTGCTCAAAAAGCACTTTAAGCCGCTCGCGGATGTCATCCGGATCCTCGAACCACTTGACACCTCTGACCCCCGGAAAGGCGGCGGAAAATCGCTTGGCGAAAAGGACAGTGCTGTGCTCCCCCTTGAGCGAAGGTCGCTTTGGCTCGGCCGCCACGGCAGCGGCCTTGGCCTCTAACTGAATGGCGGCGTCGAGGATCAACTCGGAGAAGGTCAACTGATCTTTCGAAGTCAGCGGGCCCGGTTCACCGCGGCCGCCGCGACGTATCGCGAAGCGCCGGCTGAGCTCGCCGAGACTAGCGCGACGGTCGCGAAGCATCACGGTCAAAAAGTCGGCGCCAATGTTCACGTCGAACTCTGCTCCCGGGTCAGCGTCGCCGTCGTCCTCGAGATACTGCACCATCGCCGCGTGACGCATGATCGCCTTGGGAGCGGGATCGTCCCCATCTTCGAACGGCTTGAGCGTCTCATCGCCCAAGGCGTTGGCTCCGAGGTAGGCGTTGCGCTGCTTCTGCGCGAAACGGACACATCCTAGGACTAGGCGCTCCGCAATCTCGCGGCTGCCAGCACTCGGTAGACCATCGACCAGGTCGCCTGATAGGAGATCGTAAAATGCGTTAGAGGCGAAGAAATTTGGGGCTCCGTCCTTGTGCGCATCTGCTGCCACCTCGAGCGCTGTCGCCGCGACTACGCTGCAGATCAGTTCTTTGCGATCCCGCCGTAAGAGGCGCCCAAGCGCGTCCTCAAGCTCGATCTTACGCGCCAACAGATGGGCGACCCACTCAGTCCGATCCACGGCGTCCGGTAACTCAGGCATGATCACGACGAGATCGACATCACTCTTCTCGCCGAACTGTTCTCCTTCACGATAGATGAGACTTCCGAACACGTAGACGCCTGCGGGAGCAAGCTCCTTGCTAATGCTGACCGCCCAGCGCCGCAGGAGCGCCATGGTCTGGTTCACAGAATTCGCAGGCAGAGTTTCCCCCTCTTGTCGTAGAAGCGTCCGAGCGCACAAATGGACTGACTGAGCTGCTGCCGCTCCCATGGACACCAAGTTAGGCTACATGAGCCTGCCGCTCGAAGTCCATGGGGCTGAGATAGCCCAAGGTCGAGTGCCTGCGTGTCGGGTTGTAGAAGCGCTCGATGTAATCGAACACGTCTGCCTTTGCGTGATTGCGCGTTCGATATGTCTTCCGGCCGATCCGTTCGGTCTTCATCGACGAGAAGAAGCTCTCCATTGCCGCGTTGTCCCAGACGTTGCCCGACCGGCTCATCGAGCAGGTGACGCCATTGTCGGCCATCAGCCGCTGGAACTGCTCGCTCGTATATTGGCTGCCCTGGTCCGAGTGATGCAGCAAGGCGTCAGGCTTTCCACGTCGCCAGATCGCCATCATCAGCGCATCGGTCACGAGCTGGGCGGTCATGGTATCGCTCATCGACCAGCCGACTACACGTCGGGAGAACAGGTCGATGACGACAGCGACGTACAGCCATCCTTCGGCGGTCCAGATGTAGGTGAAGTCAGCGATCCACCTTTGGTTGGGTGCCTCGGCGGTGAACTGGCGGTCGAGGATGTTGTCGGCAATGACCGACCGCAGGCCATCATCCTTGGGCAGACCACGACGTCGCGGGCGCGCCTTCAGGCCGTGCACACGCATCAGCCGTTCGATGCGATGCAGACCACATGACAGGCCTTCGGCCAGAAGATCGTGCCAGACCCGGCGCGCACCATACGTCCGATAGCTGGAAATGAAGCTGGCGCGCACCTTGGCACCGAACTCCTCATCGCTGCGGGCGCGGGCACTGGGTGCCCGGACCAGCCAGGCGTGAAAGCCGCTGCGCGAAACACCGAGCGTCTCGCAGATCCACGATACCGGCCAGATCCCTCGGTGCTTCGCTACGAACTCGAACTTCATATCGAGTCCCTGGCGAAGTAGGCCGCCGCTTTTTTTAGGATATCGCGCTCCGCCTTCATCCTAGCAAGCTCGCGGCGCAGCCGCTCAATCTCTTGCTGCTCCGGCTTCATCACGCCGTGGCCGGGGAATGCCGATCCCGGGTCAACCTGCTGCTCGCGCACCCACTTGCGCAGCACGTTCTCGTGCAGGTCCAGATCGCGAGCCGCTTGCGATACCGATACTCCGCGTTCCCGGACCAACTTTACTGCCTCGAGCTTGAACTCGCGGCTGAACTTCCGTCGTTGCATCTCCATCCTCCAGTTCCAAAAACACCTTATCTCGGTGTCCACGGAACCGGCAGCAGCTCACTGATCCGCGACGCGCTTAGCACCTATCAGAGTGTTACCTACGTCTGTGATAAGAAGTTTCTGCTGATTTTGATGTTCTGCGATTACGCAGTTGAGCCTTGGTATTACGAGCGCGGCCGTAACTTCTACGAGGACGGGCAGAATTATGCGATGGCATCGCTTCTGGCGATCGCCGGCCCAACATTGCTCGGCAAGACAGAGTTCGGGGCACTTTTGGCGGCGTTCCAACACGCAACCAAAGACAAGAGCGTGGCAGCGCTGCGCGAGCTTGTCGCCGCCGCCCGCCGGACGGACTGGCAGAAATTTCCAGAAGCGCTCGGCCCGCTTGCGCGGGATGCCGCACCGGAATGCCTCGCAGCGGTCGCCCATCCCGGCGTTGACACCGACGCCGCGATGGTGGTGCTCCAATCACTCATTAGTCGAATGGAAGTGATGAGCGACGGGCCGTATCGCGTAGAGCATGACCAGTCGAAGAACCTTGAAACCTACCATGAGCTGCTTCAGCGCTTCATCGATCATGAGGACGAAATCGAGCTGCGGCAGACCGAGATTGCCAGCTTCAAATTCCCTCTAAAGCTGACCGAGGTTCGGCAAGTAGATTCTAAGGCGAGCCCTGCGGTGCAGCTCGCCGATGTAATGATTGGTGCGGCCTTGGAAGCGACCCGAGTTAAAACGGGCCAACTCTCGAGTGGCATAGATCCGGACGCGCTGATGGCGCTCTACGGCGAGAACCAATTCATTCATTTGACCCCGGATGTGGACTTCGACGAGCAGCGACGCTTCAGGAAGGGAACGCAGGCAGCGGAGGTCATCGACTACTTCGCTGCGAACTTCGGTTCATGGGATCGGAGAAGAAGGTAGCAACTTACCAGTCGGACTCGTCCGCCTCCTGAGATCGCGCTACTGCACCAGCCGCAGTCCCACAGGCTTCTGAACAATTCCATAGTCGCCCAGCCCTGCCCGCACCGCATCGCGCAGGTAAGACGGGCACAGATGCGCATAATGCTTGCGCGTAATCCGCTCATCCGCGTGCCCGAGCGCTTCTGCGATGACGGCCATCGGCACGCCGGCCATCGCTAGTCGCGACCCGTAGGTGTGCCGAAGAATATGGAACCCCGCAGGCTCCACCCCCGCTGCCTCGCACGTCTCGCGCATCGGCCTGATCTGGTGCGACGTGCCGAGCTCCCGATCATGCTGGTTCAGGAAGACGAGTTCGTCGGTTCGCTTGCCCGTGCAGAGGCCTCGCAAGAGCTGGATCCCCTCATCGCTCAGATGCACGAACCGGGGCCGCCCGCTCTTGGTGTCCGGGAACGTCAGCACACCGCTCATCAAGTCGACATCGCGCACGCGCACGCGGTGGATTTCGGACCAGCGCGCGCCCGTGAGCAGCGCTGCCTGGATCAGCGGCCGGAACCAGTCGAGCGCGTGCTCGATCAGGCGATGGATCTCCGGCCCCGTGAAGTATCGAATGCGGGGCGCGCTGACCTTAGCGTAGGGCTTTACCCGGCGCCACGCGCTGTCATCCGCAACTTTGCCCAGCGCGAATGCCCGGTTGAGCGCGGCGCGAAGCGGCGTGAACGCGCGGTTGGCGTTCGCCTGCTGGACACGCGCGGCATCGTCGCGAATTGGCCGCTCCTTTCGCACGCCCTTCTTGTTCGCGCGATAGACCGAGCGCCGCGAAGCAATCTTCTCCAGGAACTCGCGCAAACGTTCGGTCGTGAGGTCGCTAACCTGCAGGTTCCTGAACTCGGGTCGCACGAGCCGGTCGATCACGTAGCGGGTCTTGTCGAGCGACTTGCCCGAGAAGCTGGCGATATAGTCGTCGAGCGCGTCCTCGACCGTGTAGCGTGGTCGGCGCCTGCCCGCGTCGCGATCCAGCGCCTCGAACCAGTCCCGCGCCTTGGCCTGCGCGGCGGCGAAGGTCAGGACGTCGGAGGTCTCGCCGTCGAAGGCATCGTCGGCGGGGCCCAGCAGCAGCTGCTCGCGCTTGCCGTCGGCGGTACGGTACTTGGCGATCCAGATGCCGCCCTTGGCGCCCTTGCGGTAGCCGAGCGCCCTGCCCCGCGTCAGCGGGTGCCAATAGGGGGCATGACGCCTGGGGAGCAGCGCTCGCGCGCTCCTGCTGTCGAGCCGTTGGTTGCGGATAATGCGCGCCATGCTTTGCCTCACGGACTTACTGCAAATTTACTGCAAAACCGTAGCAGAATTGGGCTGGACGCGGAAGGACCGAAATCACCATAACCGATTGAATTACAACGAATACATAGGCGTCCATATGGACGCGAATACCCCCCGTTGCGTGTACTCTCACGGCGAAAACACGAGTTCGATTCTCGTAGGGGTCACCAGAGATTTCACTGACTTAGCGCCTTTGAAATTCGATCAAATGCGGACGTGGTCCAGATACGGACCATGGAAATCACTAGCCAGCCATGGCTGCCTGTGGGCGATTTTCGATTAATGGCCGATCGTGCAGTACGGCGTGACGATTCGTCCGGCGACCTTTACCTTTTGCCGACATTAGATAACGTCACTGACGAGCGTCGTATGGCTTATTCTAGGCGGGGCGGAGCCGAACGTCGGAAGTCGCGGCATGGTCGAGCCGCTTGGCGGTGCCGGCTAGATACTGCGCCGACCCCATCAGGAGGATGCCCGGCACGAGGAAATCATAGCTCGTCCAGCCATCGACGCCGCCCGGCAGATCGGTGCCGCGCATCGACCCCTCGCCGCGTCGTTCAGGCTCTTTCCGTTTCTAGCAAGCGCACCAGGTCTGCCAGGGTGGAGGTGACCGGCGCGCCAATACCGAACCGATCCGCCACGCGGACAACCGCACCGTTAATCGATTCGATCTCGGTCGGCCTGCCCGCCAGCCGATCCTGCAGCATCGAGGCCTTGTGGTTGCGATGGTTGGCCAGCGCAAAGGCGATCCTCGCATCGATCCGCGACCGTTCGAGGCGGATGCCCTGGGCAGCAGCCGTTTCCACCACTTCGCCGACAATGGCAGCAGCGATACGGCGCCCCGGGGCTTCGTCCATGCCGCCTACGGTGAGGCCGGTGACGGTCGCCAGCGCATTGAGTGCCGCGTTGAACGCCACCTTCTCCCACACCGCCGCCTGTACGGCCTCGTCAGCCTCGGCATTGAGCCTCCCGCGATTGAGGAGCGTAGCAACGGCGTGCGCCGCCGGCTGCGCCTCGGCGGTGAAACCGCCAAGGCGGATATGCCCCTGTCCGTGAGATTCGACCCTTCTTGCGCCTTCGAGGTCGGCGGGCAGATCGGTGACGCCCATCAGCACGCGGGCGGGCGCGAAGACCTCGGCGATGGCTTCCGCATTGCCGATACCGTTCTGGAGCGTGAGCGCGTAAGCGTTCCCGTCCGCCAGATGCGCCACTGCGCGGGCTGCGGCGGCGCTGTGCATCCCCTTGGTGAACACCATGACCAGATCGACCGGCCCCTTCACGTCGCCGGCCAGGGCAGCGTTCACCGGGACGATGCGCTCGCCGTCATCGTCCGAGAGCAAAATGCCTTTGCTGTCCAGCAGAGCGAGCCGCTTTGGATCCACATCCACCAGCGTGACTGAAACGCTCGCTTCCGCAAGACGCGCGGCAAACAGGCAGCCCATGGCACCTGCCCCGACGATGACGATATCCTGCATTGCGCCCCTCACCCATCATGTTCTGCCGCCGCAGCTATAGCTGAGGGAATGGCGGTGCAAATGCGGCCATCCCCGCTTCCGCCCGCACCAGCGGCAGGAATTGCAGCAGTTGGCGGGTGCCCGCAGGCAGCGAACCGCGCCGTCGCCGATAGACGAAGAAGCGCCGATGGAGCGTCAATTCGCTAATCGTCAGCAAGCGGACCGCACCGCTGGCGAGCTCACTTTCGATCAGTACGTGGGGCAGCCAGCCAAGCAGCCTTCCTTTCGCAACAAAGGACAATTGCGCGCCGACCGAGTTGGTTTCCACCGCGATGACGGGCAGCGCCCGCCCCGACTGGCGGACCAGCCGTTCGAATAGAGTGCGGGGCGTCGAGCCGGACTTCGGCATGATCCAGCTCTCGGCCATGACTCGATCCAGATCGACATCAACATGCCGGGTGAGCGGATGGCTGGTGGAGCAAAAGGCCGTATAGACATCATCGAAACGGCACTCCGCCACCGGCATTACCTCCTCGTGCGGCGGCAGCTCCGCCGCAATCATCAGGTCAATGCGCCGAGAAACCAGCGCGTCGATCAGTTCGCTGTCGGGCGCTTCCAGCATGTCGATCCGCAGCGCGGGCGCTTCCTTCAGCAACTTCGCGGCTGCCCTGGGGACGATGCTCCGCGTCACCGCGGCCACCGCGCCCAGCCGCACCACGCCGCGCCGAAGGCCCTTCAAAGCGTCGAGCGTGTCGAGCGCCTGCTCCATCTCGAACAGCAGCAGCCGCGCATGGGGCACGAGGCCTTCGCCGGCGGCTGACAGCACCATGCCCTTGCTGTGCCGTTCGAACAGCGGCAGCCCGAAGCGAAGCTCCATCTCCTTGATGACCCGGCTCAACGCGGGCTGCGTCATATGCACGGCAAGCGCCGCCCGGCCGAGGCTGCCGCATTCGACCACGGCCAGAAAGGCGCGCAATTTCTTCTCGTCGAAAGTCATGCGAAATCCGTATGACTTCTGTGATATTTTTCAATGGTCGAGATGCCCCTCCCCCGCCCATCAGGGTAGCGGGACAGCGGAGCAGGACCGTATGACGACCGTCAGAGATGCCACCATTCGTCTGTTGCGCGCCCATGGCATGACTACCATCTTCGGCAATCCGGGATCGACCGAATTGCCGATGTTCCGCGATTTTCCAGCCGACTTCCGCTACATATTGGGACTGCAGGAATCGGTCGTACTCGGTATGGCCGACGGGTTCGCTCAAGCGACGCGCAACGCCGCGCTGGTCAACCTCCATTCCTCCGCCGGCACCGGCCATGCGCTCGGCAATCTGTTCACCGCTTTCAAGAACCAGACACCGCTGGTCGTGACGGCGGGGCAGCAGGCACGATCGATCCTGCCCTATGAGCCATTCCTGTTCGCCGACCGCGCCACCGAGTTCCCGCGGCCGTTCGTCAAATGGGCGTGCGAGCCCGCCCGCGCGCAGGATGTGCCCGCCGCGATCGCCCGCGCCTATCACATCGCAATGGAAGCCCCCTGCGGCCCGACCTTCGTATCGGTGCCGGTCGATGATTGGGATCAGCAGTGCGACCCGATCGAGCCGCGTCGCATGGTGGCGAACAATCCCGGCGATCCCTTCGCTTTGGCCGAAGCGGCCGAAGCCCTGGCACAGGCGCGTCGACCGGCCATCGTGGTAGGTGCAGGGGTTGCCCGCGACGATGCGTGGGAAGAAGTGATCGTGTTGGCCGAACGCCATCGGGCGCCGGTCTGGGTAGCGCCCATGTCCGCGCGCAACAGCTTTCCTGAAGACCATCCGCTGTTCGCCGGTTTCCTGACCGCCGGTCGCGAACCGATCGTCGCCAGCCTAGCCGGCCGGGATCTCATTCTGGTGCTGGGCGGTCCGATGTCACTCTATCATGTCGAGGGGTTCGGCCCGCATATCCCGGAAGGGTCGGTTGTCTGGCAGATCGTCGACAACCCGGCTCAGGCCGCATGGTCGCCCGCCGGCACCGCCATCGTTGCCAACAGCAAGGCGGCAATCACCGCGCTGCTCGCCGGACCCGAACCGGTTGCACGCGCGACGCCGGCACCGCGCGCCCGAGCGCCAATGCTCGACGGTCGCACCCTGACAGACGCCTATCTGCTGCAACAGATCGCCCGGCTGCGCCCGGCCGGATCGGTCATCGTCGAGGAGGCGCCGTCGTCACGCGGCGCGATGCATGATCATTTGCCGATCGTCGCGCGCGACAGCTTCTACACCTGCGCCAGTGGCGGGCTTGGTCACGGCCTGCCCGCCGCCATCGGCATCGCGCTGGCGCGTCCCTCGGACCGGATCATCGCACTGCTTGGCGACGGCTCCAGCATGTATGCGATCCAGGGTTTGTGGTCGGCAGCACAGCTCGGCCTGCCGATCAGCTTCGTCATCGTCAAGAATGGGCGCTATGAGGCGTTGTTGAACTTCGGCCGCGTCTTTGGCCTGCAGGAGACGGTCGGCACCCGCCTTCCGGAAATCGACTTCTGCGCGCTGGCACGAGGGCAAGGGATAGCGGCAACCCATGTGGATAGCGCCGCGACCCTCGACGCCGCGCTGGCCAAATCCTTCG
This portion of the Sphingomonas sp. So64.6b genome encodes:
- a CDS encoding nucleotidyltransferase domain-containing protein; the encoded protein is MNQTMALLRRWAVSISKELAPAGVYVFGSLIYREGEQFGEKSDVDLVVIMPELPDAVDRTEWVAHLLARKIELEDALGRLLRRDRKELICSVVAATALEVAADAHKDGAPNFFASNAFYDLLSGDLVDGLPSAGSREIAERLVLGCVRFAQKQRNAYLGANALGDETLKPFEDGDDPAPKAIMRHAAMVQYLEDDGDADPGAEFDVNIGADFLTVMLRDRRASLGELSRRFAIRRGGRGEPGPLTSKDQLTFSELILDAAIQLEAKAAAVAAEPKRPSLKGEHSTVLFAKRFSAAFPGVRGVKWFEDPDDIRERLKVLFEQPLEYEDGVPICWTRGRANLQISTASTSKDVLEINDDEMKIRRVAAISPGSYKYSFVMLDVAPLPPIGIYEHTKGRIAEVARGEGPFPYYWEEFGLVDGKHVITRGELDDGSAKIDGKLQSVVNRVSYRGRYVTDYNCVIAGGGSPIMNSDYDERLETHLNAMLHGEDRLEDIAKEIVRLPTGRF
- a CDS encoding IS3 family transposase (programmed frameshift); protein product: MQRRKFSREFKLEAVKLVRERGVSVSQAARDLDLHENVLRKWVREQQVDPGSAFPGHGVMKPEQQEIERLRRELARMKAERDILKKAGGLLRQGLDMKFEFVAKHRGIWPVSWICETLGVSRSGFHAWLVRAPSARARSDEEFGAKVRASFISSYRTYGARRVWHDLLAEGLSCGLHRIERLMRVHGLKARPRRRGLPKDDGLRSVIADNILDRQFTAEAPNQRWIADFTYIWTAEGWLYVAVVIDLFSRRVVGWSMSDTMTAQLVTDALMMAIWRRGKPDALLHHSDQGSQYTSEQFQRLMADNGVTCSMSRSGNVWDNAAMESFFSSMKTERIGRKTYRTRNHAKADVFDYIERFYNPTRRHSTLGYLSPMDFERQAHVA
- a CDS encoding site-specific integrase — protein: MARIIRNQRLDSRSARALLPRRHAPYWHPLTRGRALGYRKGAKGGIWIAKYRTADGKREQLLLGPADDAFDGETSDVLTFAAAQAKARDWFEALDRDAGRRRPRYTVEDALDDYIASFSGKSLDKTRYVIDRLVRPEFRNLQVSDLTTERLREFLEKIASRRSVYRANKKGVRKERPIRDDAARVQQANANRAFTPLRAALNRAFALGKVADDSAWRRVKPYAKVSAPRIRYFTGPEIHRLIEHALDWFRPLIQAALLTGARWSEIHRVRVRDVDLMSGVLTFPDTKSGRPRFVHLSDEGIQLLRGLCTGKRTDELVFLNQHDRELGTSHQIRPMRETCEAAGVEPAGFHILRHTYGSRLAMAGVPMAVIAEALGHADERITRKHYAHLCPSYLRDAVRAGLGDYGIVQKPVGLRLVQ
- a CDS encoding ketopantoate reductase family protein, whose protein sequence is MQDIVIVGAGAMGCLFAARLAEASVSVTLVDVDPKRLALLDSKGILLSDDDGERIVPVNAALAGDVKGPVDLVMVFTKGMHSAAAARAVAHLADGNAYALTLQNGIGNAEAIAEVFAPARVLMGVTDLPADLEGARRVESHGQGHIRLGGFTAEAQPAAHAVATLLNRGRLNAEADEAVQAAVWEKVAFNAALNALATVTGLTVGGMDEAPGRRIAAAIVGEVVETAAAQGIRLERSRIDARIAFALANHRNHKASMLQDRLAGRPTEIESINGAVVRVADRFGIGAPVTSTLADLVRLLETERA
- a CDS encoding LysR family transcriptional regulator, which produces MTFDEKKLRAFLAVVECGSLGRAALAVHMTQPALSRVIKEMELRFGLPLFERHSKGMVLSAAGEGLVPHARLLLFEMEQALDTLDALKGLRRGVVRLGAVAAVTRSIVPRAAAKLLKEAPALRIDMLEAPDSELIDALVSRRIDLMIAAELPPHEEVMPVAECRFDDVYTAFCSTSHPLTRHVDVDLDRVMAESWIMPKSGSTPRTLFERLVRQSGRALPVIAVETNSVGAQLSFVAKGRLLGWLPHVLIESELASGAVRLLTISELTLHRRFFVYRRRRGSLPAGTRQLLQFLPLVRAEAGMAAFAPPFPQL
- the mdlC gene encoding benzoylformate decarboxylase codes for the protein MTTVRDATIRLLRAHGMTTIFGNPGSTELPMFRDFPADFRYILGLQESVVLGMADGFAQATRNAALVNLHSSAGTGHALGNLFTAFKNQTPLVVTAGQQARSILPYEPFLFADRATEFPRPFVKWACEPARAQDVPAAIARAYHIAMEAPCGPTFVSVPVDDWDQQCDPIEPRRMVANNPGDPFALAEAAEALAQARRPAIVVGAGVARDDAWEEVIVLAERHRAPVWVAPMSARNSFPEDHPLFAGFLTAGREPIVASLAGRDLILVLGGPMSLYHVEGFGPHIPEGSVVWQIVDNPAQAAWSPAGTAIVANSKAAITALLAGPEPVARATPAPRARAPMLDGRTLTDAYLLQQIARLRPAGSVIVEEAPSSRGAMHDHLPIVARDSFYTCASGGLGHGLPAAIGIALARPSDRIIALLGDGSSMYAIQGLWSAAQLGLPISFVIVKNGRYEALLNFGRVFGLQETVGTRLPEIDFCALARGQGIAATHVDSAATLDAALAKSFAAPKPTLVEVVVD